GTATAGAGGCTCTCGGGGTGAGGAGggtgggtggtcagggaaggtgaTGTTTGAGcagacctgaaggaggtgagggagccaTGCACACATCTGCAGGAAGAGTACTCAGTAGAGAGAACAgtcaagtgcaaaggccctgaggtcagAGCATGCAGGGAATTTGAGGTGCAGCAGGAGGCAGTCTGTCTGACATCTGAAAAGGACCGTTCTCTTTGCTGTGCTGGGGAGAGACTAATGTGGGCAGGCACAGAAGCTGGAGAACAGGTGGGGCCAGAAGCTGGATTACTGAAAAAATCCAGATCAAGTGAAGTGGTCTAGATCGGGCCATAGTGGCTCATAAGAGCAGAttgtttaaattttcaataaactTACCAGCTCGTGGGTAAACATAACTCTTagtaaaaattaagttatataaaTGTACAGggagataaaattttattgaaaacaaGGGTAACACATACTCAAAACTCaccacttcctaattattttattatgttttcctaTCATCTATGCCTTCGAAGTTATTTGTCTATTATACCTGGGTGGTGGAAACCGTACCCTGATGGCTGCTGCACATAGCTGAACTCCATGCTGCTGTCCTGTTGGGAGCTTGACATTGTCCGTGGCAGGAGTAGTCACACCTTTGAAACTGTTAAATGCTACAGATCGGACCCCGCCTTCCAAAGGGCTGGTTGGTCGTCATTTACCAGCGCACCAGTGGGGGGTGCAGTGGAAGTGGTGACCGGGGCTCAGAGGCTGGAGAGACTTGGAAGGTACAGCTGATGGGATCGACAGATGGGTGGCCGTGTGGCCGTGCGGTGTGTGAGCTCCTCCTGGCCGTCTGGGGGAAATGCTGGCGCACTGTAGAGGCACGGGGAGGGGAGGCCGAGCTCTGTTTGCAGTGGCCATGTGCCTAGAACAAAGCCTGgagcacagtaggtgctcaggaaatagtCGTTGCTGAATGAATTTCACGCCCTGCCACCTCTACGGGCCACTGGGTAGGGCTGTATTCAGTTGTAGCCCAATAAGACGTTCATTTCAGAGAAGAGGGCAAACCGACCTTtttgataagaaaagaaaattgtcaaGGGAGAAGAAAGCAGGGACAGGGTTTGGCCACACTTGGGGCTAGTGCAAGGGCCATCATGCCCAGGTACATGGGGACGATGGCTGGTGCCCGGAGTGGCTCCTGCTGGCTGCAGGGCTTGGGGTTCTCCCTCAGGGCCCCATGTTTTTCCTGTGtccctctttctgtcttcccTCTCCGGGTCTCTGGTGGCCTCTGGGGGAAATGCCTTCTCACACAGAGAAGACACACAGGAAATAGGGCCAAGTGACATTTATAAATCAGACTTGATCCCAGCCCTCGGCTCGCTCCCAGCACCAGCAGGGCCAAGATCTTGTGCAAATAGCCTCGGCTTTTGGAAGGCTGGCCTTGCCCAGTTCCCAGCTTCTCGGAGACCCCTCACTTTGCACACCCGCCTGTGGAAAGGGCCAATTCCGGCTGATTACCTCCCATCTCCAGGCCTTGCCCCTGCTGCTCTGGGATGCCTTCCTCTCAGCACCTCCACCCCTGCGGTCTTCTAGCTCCTTACCACCTCCTCCAGAAGCCTTCTCTGGAAGGAGGGTTAGGTGCTGCACCCCGCTTCCTGCTGGTAGCAGTTGCATAAATTGGGGTGCTTCTCTAGCCTCCCCGAGGGCAGGTCCTGATCCATCAAAGACCGGCCAGCTGGGGGCAATAATGGGCGTTTGCTTGAATTTTCTCTGCTGGCCCATTTGCAGTTCGAAGGCCGGAAGTACTGCGAACACGACTTCCAAATGCTGTTTGCTCCATGTTGCGGATCCTGCGGTAAGGGCTGGATGCAGCACACTCCTCTGCACTCCTGGGGgttgggcaggtgggtgggagcACAGGTGCTCTTCCCTGACCCCCTCTCTGAGCACCAGCTCTCTGCAAGCGTCACCTCCCCAAGCTCTGGGAGGGGAGCCCCGGGACCAGGCTGAGCTCAGGTGAGTGCCAGTGAGTGCAGGGcttgggagggggctgggagggggctgggaggggagcgTTCGCCTGCCTTAGTGAGCAGGGACCAATGTCTTCCAGGTGAGTTCATCATCGGCCGCGTCATCAAGGCTATGAACAACAACTGGCACCCGGGGTGCTTCCGCTGTGAGCTGTGTGACGTGGAGCTGGCTGACCTGGGTTTCGTGAAGAACGCAGGCAGGTGAGGTGGGCCggggctgggtgggaggagggcccTCACCCAGGCACTGCCTAGTGAGCACCGGGCCCTGTGGCCTGTGCCCACTGGCAAGGCCGCTAAGAGACCCCTGGTTTACAGGTGAGGGCTGGGGCCAGAGAGAGTAGGGCCTGCCCCGGGCCTGGGGATGCTCCCAGGAGCAGGCTGACAGTAGGCAGCGAGGATGAAGGTGGCCGGAGCAGGGACCATCAGATGCAATGGATGGACAAAGAGCTTTGGGTCATCACTACTGCCTGGCCACCCCTCGCCGCTGAGCCCAACCACCTACCTCCTTCCATGTACCCCTGGCTAAATGCTGCTGGAGAGAGATCACTCAGCCAGGGGGGCCCAAATTGACGCTGACATGCAGGGCACCCGGCTAGGGTTCCTTGGTAGACTAAGTCCCCTCCTTCCAGGAAGACGGGCTTGTTTCTCCCTGCATGGCCTCTCTGCCCGCCACCCTCCCAAAGCCAGGACgtcccctcccacttccctgaGGGGAAGGCTGTCCTGCTCCCTGCCCTGGTGCCTCCCCGGCTCAGTCCCCATGCACCAGCACCACGAAGGCCCTGTCCCTGCTCCTCCCGAGGTCCcgctccttcccaccctcctctctaGCGGGGCTCCCAGCTGCAGTCTGCTCTTTCTCCCAGAGCTGTCCTCCCACCGCGGTTGTCTGCAGCCTGTCCCAGCGACCTCGCTGGCTCCTCTCATGTGCCCCCCACTGCCAGTCTGCTCGGCCCCCACgacctccctctgcttgccagaCCCACGGGTCACTGCTGGTCCTCTCTTGGCCTCTCGGCAGGCTTCCCGGCAGCTTTTCCTTCTTGCTGAAATGCCTGCTCTCCAGGCGCCCAGGACCCTGTGTTCTCCTGGTTTCCTCCGCCTCCTGCCTGTGCTGTGTCCTCTCCCCTTCTGACTTACCTCTCTCCACCTATCTCTCCATGTTGGCTCGTTGGGGGCTCGGCACGTGGGCCTCATCTGTGTCCAAAGTCCCAGAGCTCTGATTGGCATGCATGTGCTGGACGATTCAGATGTACACCTCCACCCCAGACCTTTCCCTCGGGTTCTCAGCCTCGTGGTGTCCACTGGGCATCCCAAATACGGTAGGCCCCAACCAAACTCTGGTTTCTCCTTGGCTGACCAGCAGGTCTCCCCGTGCCAGACGATCGCCGCCCACCCTAGGTGTCTGACTCCCCTGCCCTCTCCGACCTTGTCGCTTCTCTGTTCTCTGCCACCGCACCCCTTGCTCTGGATGCTGCCTGTAGGGATTGCACCCATTTGCCTGCTCCATGTTGCCTGGTGTCGGTCTTGGTGTCTGTAGGCCCCTGGGCAGGAGCCCGTGTTGTTGTCTACATGAGGGGCTGTGGAGGGCAGATGGTGTCACGGGGGCCCCGTGCTGATCGGGGGTGGCCCGCCGGGCGTGGGCCTGAGCGAGGCCTCTCTCCTCCTGAGCTACGCTCACACTGAGCCCCCGCCCTTGGGAGGCTGGAAGCGCTCAAGGAAGGAAAGGGCTGCTGTGAAGGAAGTGTGGTCCTTGCTCACACCCTCCTGGCGGGCAAGATGGTGACCGCAGAGCATTAAATCGATTGTGGGGCCCAGGGCCAGCCCTCTGAGGCCCGTGATGCAGAACTTGAGCGTCCACGTGGGGCAGGCCTGCGCGGGGCTGTCAGAACCAGAGGCAAAAGCATGTGCTGCCTGGCCTAGCCTGTCTTCACGTCCTCTTTGTCACTCTTGGGTGGAAGCGAAGATAAGTTCTGGGAAGGTAGTAATGTCAGCCGAGCACAATAACCTTCAGAATCTTCAAGTAGAGTTATGGTTATGATCAGTGTGATCAGGTACAAAAAGGAACCTGCTAGCGTGGCAGGTTGGCCCTCCACAGCTGGGAGAGCCtcttgggagggggcagggctaAGGACACCCCTGCTGGTCTGGGTTAGTGTGAGACAGGGTCCCATGCCAggtgtgggctccctgctggagatgtcctgaggcaggaacaaaGCCCGGCTCCCCCCATCTGCCCACCCATGCCGTATGCTTGACCGACTCAAGAGGGATCAGGCAGCTGCCGAGAAGCTGTGGGGATTGTCGGGCCACATGTAGGGATCAAGGACCCAGCATTGAGATGATGAGCCCACAGGCCGCATTTGTTGGATGTCACCTGGTGGCCAGCCCGAAATGTACTTACAACACTCAATTATAAGTTACAGTCCACGTCCCCTAAACTCAGGGGTCATCTGGCAAAAGTGCCACCCAGGGAACTCAAACCCCGTCCCCCTCCACCTGGATTCCCGCACCCCCCCTTCTCTTGAGTCATTCGTTGCTGCCTTCGGGGCTCTTTCTGCAGAGCCCTTGCTGCCCTGTGATTCTTGTGGTGGGAAGGTGGTTGGGAGTCTAGCAAGCAGCCCTTGGGAAAGAAAGACACTCATTGTTCAGGAACGTTCCTCTGGCCTCCTTGCCCCCCCTTGCCACGGGGTGAAGTCATTGAGTATCTAGTAACTGCAAGTGAGCAGGGCCAGCACAGTCTCTGCAGAGGGGGTGGCTGATTGGTCCCGTCAAGGGGTGTCCTTTTTTAGGGATTTGTGCATCAGATAAGACAGAACCGGGTGCTGGGTGCTGAGTTCCGCCCTTGGAGAGAGTGGCAGTGGCTTGCTGGGAGAAGGTGGACTTCTCCTTCACGAGTCTGGGTGGCGTGTACCCTGGTGGGGGGGGTGTCTTTCTGAAGACAGTGTACGGCGGTGGGCCCCAGGTATGGCATCCCAGGGCTCACAGCTCTGACCTGGCACTCAGTGAGCTCTCATTGGTTTTCCCTTCAAAGCTGGGGGGCGGGCCTGAGAGCCTTTTGCCACAGATCAGGTTGCACAGGGCATCGCGGAACTTCTCGGCCACAAAGAAGTACATGACTGGGTCTAGCGCCCCGTTGAGGCTGGTGAGGCAGGAGGTGACGCGGTTTCCCAGGGCCAGGATGCGCTGGGCGGCGCACGAGGTGCTGTTGCCATGGTAGTGCAGCACGTAGACGGAGCGGTGGACGTGGTAGGGCACGAAGCAGACCAGGAAGATGGTGAGCACCATGGCGATCATGCGGACCGCCTTGTTCTTGAGGCGCTTCTCCACGCGGGGGCCCTGCCGCAGGCTGCGGATGATCAGCAGGTAGCAGGTGACGGTGGTGACAAAAGGGAAGGTGAAGGCCACGGCCAGGGACACGAGGGCGTGGTGGGAGGCCTTCTCCCGGTACAGCTGCAGGCAGATGACGGTGTGGTTGGTCTGCACGGTCTGCGGGCTCACCAGCAGCGGGGCCATGGCCACGGCCACCACCACCCAGAGGAAGGCGCAGGCCAGGTGTGCGTAGAGGGGCCTGCGGAGCTTGAGGGACTTGACGGGGTGCACGATGGCCAGGAAGCGGTCAGCGCTGATGCAAGTGAGGAAGTAGATGCTGGCGTACATGTTGAGGTAGAAGAGGAAGCCGGTGAGTCGGCATGGGATTTCCCCAAATGGCCAGTGGTTCCCAGAGAAGTGGTAGACGAGGCGGGTGGGCAGGACCAGCACACAGGACAAGTCGGCCACAGCCAGGTGCATCAAGAATACGTTGGCGGGGGTGCCTGACTTGTGGTCCCGGATGAAAAGCCACAGGGCCAGGGCATTGCCAACAAAAGCCAGGATGAAATCCAGGAGGTAGAAGGAGGCGAAGAGGACGTTCTCCAGTGGCGTCTCCTGGCCACATTGCTCTGCGGTGGCCAGGGAGGAGTTGGCGGTCAGACCCGGGGAAGCCACCTCCAGGCCATTCATGCTTCAGCCGGAAGCAGAGCCGGGGGATGAGCCTGGAGGGAACAAGCAGACAGGTTCCAGAGCCTGGGACCTGTGAAACGTTTTAGCTCGGCATCGCCTTGGGGACCACTGAGGGCACCCCCTGTGTTCATCCGGGGGAGGGTATGTGTCAGAGGCTTTCTGAAGCtcagcaaaaagcaaaaatgaagccAGGGCCTGGAGCTTGCCAGTCTGCTGCTGGGGCCAGCTTCCCACTGGCTCCTGCATCCCCGGCTGGGCACACAGGAGCCCGGGCCCTGGGCTGCACGTCATCCCCAAAGTCCACTCAGACCGCGGGGAGAGTGGGGGGTGGATCCCATCTGTCTGGGCTCTGGGATGGAGTGACGGGCCCCGTGTTTTCTGCCGTGCTCCCCAGGCGTGCTTTCTAAATGGCAGGGGGTGGTTCGAGGGGCCCTTGAGCTCCATTcccagtgggtgggtgggtgggtagatcacccctttctttcttccttcctctctccctccctccttttttcttccttcctccctttttcttccttctttccttccttccttccttccttcctttctttctccttctctctctttttctctttcttattgatttatttatttgagagagagaggagagagcccaagtggggggaggggcagagggagagagagtcctcaagcagactccctgctgagcacggagcccagtgcggggctcgatcccaggaccctgagatcatgacctgagctgaaatcaaaagagttggacgcctaaccgactgagccacccagacgcccctagatCACCTATTCCTGAGAGCTTGGTGCGCAGAGCCTCGCCCTTGCAGGGTGAACCCTGCTCACCCGGAGTCCTGGCACCCTTTGTGGCCCGTCCCTCCCAGGCCTTGTGGCACTTCCCACCAACTGCAGTGCCAAGTGTGTCGCTGCTTTATGCCTCTCTCCTGCCAGCCCCTGCCACCCAGGAGGGCCTCACCAGCTATATAGTGGTGGGCAGTTTCCTGGGAGCTCAGAGGATCCCAACATCTCTCAAGCTTTCTGGACTCAGCCTACCAACTCCATTCTGGCCATCCTAACTTGTGGAGAGCTGTATTTTAGAAAGCCCTGCACTTGGGCCCCAGGCCAGTAGGGGGGATTTTACCACCCGGAGTGGTTTAACAACCAGGAGGCAGATTCTTTTCTAGGAGAGGAAGAGCTATTTTTCCCAGAGGTAGTGAGACTGGCTATGGTTTTCCCGCCGAGTCCGGCAGCCCCAGAGACACCTGGGGCCCAGGGAAGCCGCCTGTGTCTGCCTGGCCTCCCTAGCCTGGTTTACCCACACCCGAGGGACCATTTGTAGCCGCGAACCCCGGCTCTGGGTGGGtgttccctgctccctccctgacAGAGGAGCAGACTCCTGTGTTGATTTTGGTCAGCTCAAGAGATCCAAAAAGGAGAGCGAAGCTCCCAAATACCCTGCCTCCCTCACCAGCACTGGGAGTGGGAGGTGAGGGTGG
Above is a window of Neomonachus schauinslandi chromosome 3, ASM220157v2, whole genome shotgun sequence DNA encoding:
- the GPR17 gene encoding uracil nucleotide/cysteinyl leukotriene receptor; this encodes MNGLEVASPGLTANSSLATAEQCGQETPLENVLFASFYLLDFILAFVGNALALWLFIRDHKSGTPANVFLMHLAVADLSCVLVLPTRLVYHFSGNHWPFGEIPCRLTGFLFYLNMYASIYFLTCISADRFLAIVHPVKSLKLRRPLYAHLACAFLWVVVAVAMAPLLVSPQTVQTNHTVICLQLYREKASHHALVSLAVAFTFPFVTTVTCYLLIIRSLRQGPRVEKRLKNKAVRMIAMVLTIFLVCFVPYHVHRSVYVLHYHGNSTSCAAQRILALGNRVTSCLTSLNGALDPVMYFFVAEKFRDALCNLICGKRLSGPPPSFEGKTNESSLSARSEL